The following are encoded together in the Parcubacteria group bacterium genome:
- a CDS encoding SprT family zinc-dependent metalloprotease, with the protein MMNKEIIINDRKVSYNLRKSRRSKNMKITIHCDGNCVVSAPQWISNSSIEKFIFEKARWIIEKIEAFQESGIGKNKLLHQRSKIEYKQNKEVAFNLVKEKLENFNAFYDFSYGRISIRNQKTRWGSCSKSGNLNFNYKLIFLPEKLADYIIVHELCHLKEFNHSRRFWNLVAKTFPDWREIKREMRKM; encoded by the coding sequence ATGATGAACAAAGAAATCATAATAAATGATCGGAAGGTATCCTATAATCTTCGAAAAAGCCGGCGGTCGAAAAATATGAAGATAACTATCCATTGCGACGGGAATTGCGTTGTTTCGGCTCCGCAATGGATTAGTAATTCTTCCATAGAAAAGTTTATTTTTGAAAAAGCCAGGTGGATTATTGAAAAAATTGAAGCTTTTCAAGAATCAGGAATTGGAAAAAACAAATTATTACATCAGCGCAGTAAAATAGAGTATAAACAAAATAAAGAAGTAGCCTTTAATTTAGTCAAAGAAAAACTGGAAAATTTTAATGCATTCTATGATTTCAGTTACGGTAGAATAAGTATCAGGAATCAAAAAACGAGATGGGGAAGCTGTTCCAAGAGCGGAAATCTTAACTTCAATTACAAACTAATTTTTCTCCCGGAAAAATTGGCAGACTATATTATCGTCCACGAGCTTTGCCACCTCAAAGAATTTAATCATTCGAGAAGATTTTGGAATTTGGTAGCCAAAACTTTCCCTGACTGGCGGGAAATAAAAAGAGAAATGCGGAAAATGTAG